A genomic segment from Halomonas sp. GD1P12 encodes:
- a CDS encoding deoxyguanosinetriphosphate triphosphohydrolase, protein MTHMRWEQLLSPRRLHDKRSTTGREMGRTPFHKDHDRIVFSGSFRRLGRKTQVHPLTENDHIHTRLTHSLEVGCVGRSLGMIVGELLSDQLPEWITPADLGVIVQTACLGHDIGNPPFGHAGEYAIRDWFRRAQGSGLLDGLSEAECEDLLTFEGNAQGFRVITQIEYNQFNGGMRLSAATLGTLLKYPWTVRYGGRMGKFGCYQSEQALLTEVANAVGLLPQGEQRWCRHPLAWLVEAADDICYALLDLEDGLEMGILRYEEVVEILRQIAGEFPPEYDDMLSRNVSQRRRIALLRGAAMERAVNEVASVFVQNEQALLSGTLGEDLLELCHPDLGWGVQAAKQLARERIFQNERKAKLEIGAYTTLGILLEAFIGAAHELHHTGQSSFKHQRVLALIGENTPLPSWSLYDSYRRMLDFIGGMTDHYAVDLAQEMGGRLRGD, encoded by the coding sequence ATGACACACATGCGCTGGGAGCAGCTGCTCTCGCCCCGTCGTTTGCACGACAAGCGTTCGACCACCGGCCGTGAAATGGGGCGTACTCCGTTTCACAAGGATCATGACCGCATCGTCTTTTCCGGCTCGTTTCGTCGGCTGGGTCGCAAGACTCAGGTGCATCCGCTCACCGAGAACGACCACATCCATACTCGGCTGACCCACTCGCTGGAGGTGGGCTGCGTGGGCCGTTCGCTCGGCATGATCGTCGGCGAGCTCTTGAGCGACCAGCTGCCCGAGTGGATTACCCCGGCGGATCTCGGTGTGATCGTGCAGACCGCTTGCCTGGGCCATGACATCGGCAATCCCCCTTTTGGCCACGCCGGTGAGTACGCCATTCGCGACTGGTTTCGCCGCGCCCAGGGAAGCGGGCTGCTCGACGGGCTTTCCGAGGCAGAGTGCGAGGATTTGCTCACCTTCGAGGGCAACGCCCAGGGCTTTCGCGTCATTACTCAGATCGAGTACAACCAGTTCAATGGCGGTATGCGACTCTCGGCGGCGACCCTTGGCACGCTGTTGAAATATCCCTGGACCGTTCGCTACGGCGGCCGCATGGGCAAGTTCGGCTGCTATCAATCGGAGCAGGCGCTGCTTACGGAAGTGGCCAATGCGGTGGGGCTCTTGCCCCAGGGCGAGCAGCGCTGGTGTCGCCATCCGCTGGCATGGCTGGTCGAGGCCGCCGACGATATCTGCTACGCGCTGCTTGACCTGGAAGACGGCCTCGAGATGGGCATTTTGCGCTACGAGGAGGTCGTGGAGATTCTGCGCCAGATCGCCGGTGAGTTTCCGCCGGAGTACGACGATATGCTCAGTCGCAACGTCTCGCAGCGTCGGCGCATCGCGCTTTTACGCGGGGCGGCCATGGAGCGTGCAGTCAACGAAGTGGCGTCGGTGTTCGTGCAAAACGAACAGGCGCTGTTGAGCGGCACGCTGGGTGAGGATCTGCTGGAGCTTTGCCACCCGGATCTGGGATGGGGCGTGCAGGCGGCCAAGCAGCTCGCCCGGGAGCGTATTTTTCAAAACGAGCGCAAGGCGAAACTCGAGATCGGCGCCTACACGACGCTGGGCATTCTGCTGGAGGCGTTCATCGGCGCCGCCCATGAGCTTCACCACACGGGCCAAAGCTCGTTCAAGCATCAGCGCGTATTGGCACTGATCGGAGAAAACACGCCGCTCCCCTCCTGGTCGCTGTACGACAGCTACCGGCGCATGCTCGATTTCATTGGCGGGATGACCGACCACTACGCGGTGGACCTGGCTCAGGAGATGGGCGGTCGGCTTCGCGGCGACTAG
- a CDS encoding nuclease-related domain-containing protein, with amino-acid sequence MVWLEYLLPLIFLFPMAAMASVVLALRSLHDARVDSPFNAPLREPGQGLRTRLDRAYSALFLNGALGPIVSLAPLIYGMGRMLFVEHQEWGEWALYGLISTLLVVAFSLLLIRDYQRIRRLKLGLACELAVGQELEQLIRPQAHPYCVFHDVPTDHFTIDHVVVTPHGVFVVETRARTLALGPDGKELNEVAVEHERLRFPHWQERRPLLKTREGVAWLSDWLAQRCGAAVEVKGVLALPGWTIDTSEAAPDILVVSGEQLARELTEFTSTRLSDALHDQIIHALLERSRMVEPPHLQKASV; translated from the coding sequence ATGGTCTGGCTGGAGTATCTGCTACCGCTGATTTTCTTGTTTCCGATGGCGGCCATGGCCAGCGTCGTACTGGCGCTGCGCAGCCTTCACGACGCGCGCGTCGATTCCCCCTTCAACGCCCCGCTCAGAGAACCCGGCCAGGGTCTTCGCACCCGCCTCGATCGTGCCTACTCCGCGCTCTTTCTCAACGGCGCCCTTGGCCCTATCGTAAGCCTTGCGCCGCTCATTTACGGGATGGGCCGTATGCTGTTCGTGGAGCATCAGGAGTGGGGCGAATGGGCGCTCTATGGGCTTATCAGCACCTTGTTGGTCGTGGCATTTTCGCTGCTGCTGATTCGCGACTATCAGCGTATCCGCCGGCTCAAGCTAGGCCTTGCCTGCGAGCTGGCGGTGGGCCAGGAGCTCGAGCAACTGATTCGCCCGCAAGCGCATCCCTACTGCGTGTTTCACGATGTGCCCACCGATCACTTCACCATCGACCACGTGGTCGTGACGCCGCACGGTGTGTTCGTGGTGGAAACCCGCGCGCGAACGCTGGCACTCGGTCCTGACGGCAAGGAGCTCAACGAGGTCGCGGTCGAGCACGAACGGCTGCGCTTTCCTCACTGGCAGGAGCGCCGCCCGCTGCTCAAGACGCGCGAAGGCGTTGCCTGGCTTTCCGACTGGCTGGCGCAGCGCTGCGGCGCGGCGGTCGAGGTAAAAGGCGTGCTGGCGCTACCGGGCTGGACCATCGATACGTCCGAGGCGGCACCGGACATCCTCGTGGTCAGCGGTGAGCAGCTCGCGCGCGAGCTCACCGAGTTCACGTCGACGCGTTTGTCCGACGCGCTTCACGACCAGATCATCCACGCGCTGCTGGAGCGCTCGCGCATGGTCGAGCCGCCCCATCTGCAGAAGGCCTCGGTCTAG
- a CDS encoding translation initiation factor Sui1, with protein sequence MASLRDQLGGLVYSTEQGRTCPDCRAPIDECRCEEQSEQARLASLDGIVRIRRETSGRKGKGVTTLSGIPLAGEELKALSKTLKKRCGTGGAVKDGVVEIQGDHRETLKTALEALGYKVKLAGG encoded by the coding sequence ATGGCCTCATTACGTGATCAGTTGGGTGGTCTTGTATACTCAACCGAGCAGGGCAGAACCTGCCCCGATTGCCGCGCACCCATCGACGAGTGCCGCTGCGAGGAGCAAAGCGAGCAGGCAAGGCTCGCCTCACTCGACGGTATCGTGCGCATTCGCCGCGAAACCAGCGGGCGCAAGGGCAAGGGTGTCACCACGCTCAGCGGGATTCCGCTAGCCGGCGAGGAGCTCAAGGCGCTTTCGAAAACGCTCAAAAAGCGCTGCGGTACCGGCGGCGCCGTCAAGGATGGGGTCGTCGAGATTCAGGGCGACCACCGCGAAACGCTTAAAACGGCGCTCGAAGCGCTGGGTTATAAGGTCAAACTGGCGGGCGGCTAA
- a CDS encoding HAD family hydrolase: protein MLPLLLFDCDGTLVDSEPLLAEEMAIALCAVGLPFKRQDYMGEFRGARFRNIVAELQARFGAVDPDRLATAERLMRDNLAHRLSRELTTLPGVMAALKKLRHFPSAVVSNGPESKIQSALKAVDLTLYFGKRFFSGYTANCWKPEPCLHLHAASIMGYSASECIAIDDALVGVRAALKAGMTVIHLNRFPETETTPEGAITIERMQQLPGVVAQLVAGRKSVAIPEYLLEKQYGLIT, encoded by the coding sequence ATGCTTCCACTTTTGTTATTCGATTGTGATGGCACTTTGGTTGACAGCGAACCTCTTCTCGCTGAAGAGATGGCGATCGCGCTCTGCGCGGTGGGTCTGCCTTTTAAACGCCAGGACTACATGGGCGAATTTCGCGGCGCCCGCTTTCGCAATATCGTCGCCGAGCTTCAGGCGCGCTTTGGCGCCGTCGACCCCGACCGGCTCGCCACGGCTGAGCGGCTCATGCGCGACAACCTCGCTCACCGCCTGAGTCGCGAGCTCACCACGCTGCCCGGCGTCATGGCGGCGCTCAAAAAGCTTCGCCATTTCCCCAGCGCCGTGGTCTCCAATGGCCCGGAGAGCAAGATCCAGTCCGCGCTCAAGGCCGTCGACCTGACGCTTTACTTCGGCAAGCGTTTTTTCAGCGGCTATACCGCCAACTGCTGGAAGCCGGAACCCTGTCTACATCTGCACGCAGCCAGTATCATGGGCTACAGCGCCAGTGAATGCATCGCCATCGACGATGCGCTGGTGGGCGTTCGCGCCGCGCTGAAAGCGGGCATGACCGTGATTCATTTGAACCGCTTCCCCGAGACCGAAACCACGCCGGAAGGCGCGATTACGATCGAGCGCATGCAGCAGCTGCCGGGGGTCGTGGCACAGCTGGTCGCGGGGCGAAAAAGCGTGGCAATACCCGAGTATTTGTTAGAGAAACAGTATGGCCTCATTACGTGA
- the fba gene encoding class II fructose-bisphosphate aldolase (catalyzes the reversible aldol condensation of dihydroxyacetonephosphate and glyceraldehyde 3-phosphate in the Calvin cycle, glycolysis, and/or gluconeogenesis) — translation MALISMRQMLDHAAEHGYGIPAFNVNNLEQMRAIMEAADKTDSPVIVQASAGARKYAGAPFLRHLILAAVEEFPHIPVVMHQDHGTSPAVCQRSIQLGFSSVMMDGSLGEDGKTPMDYDYNVDVTRRTVEMAHACGVSVEGELGCLGSLETGMAGEEDGIGAEGKLDMEQLLTDPEEAAEFVKATHVDALAIAIGTSHGAYKFTQPPTGDTLSIQRIKEIHARIPDTHLVMHGSSSVPQEWLEIINQYGGEIPETYGVPVEEIVEGIKHGVRKVNIDTDLRLASTGAVRRFLAQNPSEFDPRKFLKETVSSMRDLCIARYEAFGTAGNASKIKPINLEDMYERYARGELDPKVK, via the coding sequence ATGGCTTTAATCAGCATGCGCCAGATGCTCGACCACGCCGCCGAACACGGCTACGGCATCCCGGCCTTCAACGTCAACAACCTCGAGCAGATGCGCGCCATCATGGAAGCCGCCGACAAGACCGACTCGCCGGTGATCGTGCAGGCGTCTGCCGGGGCGCGCAAGTACGCCGGCGCGCCGTTTCTGCGCCACCTGATTCTGGCCGCGGTGGAAGAGTTTCCGCATATCCCGGTGGTCATGCACCAGGACCACGGCACCAGCCCCGCGGTGTGCCAGCGCTCGATCCAGCTCGGCTTCTCCTCGGTGATGATGGACGGATCATTAGGTGAAGACGGCAAGACGCCGATGGATTACGACTACAACGTCGACGTCACCCGCCGCACGGTGGAAATGGCCCACGCCTGCGGCGTCTCCGTCGAAGGCGAGCTTGGCTGCCTGGGAAGCCTGGAAACCGGCATGGCCGGCGAAGAAGACGGCATCGGCGCGGAAGGTAAGCTCGACATGGAGCAGCTTCTGACCGATCCGGAAGAGGCCGCCGAGTTCGTCAAGGCGACCCACGTCGACGCACTGGCCATCGCCATCGGCACCAGCCACGGCGCCTACAAGTTCACTCAGCCCCCCACCGGCGATACGCTTTCGATCCAGCGTATCAAGGAGATCCACGCGCGCATCCCGGACACCCATCTGGTCATGCACGGCTCCTCCTCGGTACCCCAGGAGTGGCTCGAGATCATCAACCAGTACGGCGGCGAGATTCCCGAAACCTACGGCGTGCCGGTCGAAGAGATCGTCGAAGGCATCAAACACGGCGTACGCAAGGTCAATATCGACACCGACCTGCGCCTGGCCTCCACCGGCGCGGTTCGCCGCTTCCTGGCCCAGAACCCGTCCGAGTTCGACCCGCGTAAATTCCTCAAGGAAACCGTGTCGTCCATGCGCGATCTGTGTATCGCTCGTTACGAAGCGTTCGGCACCGCCGGCAATGCCAGCAAGATCAAACCGATCAACCTGGAAGACATGTACGAGCGCTACGCCCGCGGCGAGCTGGACCCGAAGGTGAAGTAA
- a CDS encoding phosphoglycerate kinase, whose amino-acid sequence MNVQTMSEHSLKGQRVLIREDLNVPIKHGRVTSDARLRAALPTIQAARDAGAKVLLMSHLGRPTEGEPAEEFSLGPVAEHLGELLGQPVMLATDYLDKAPELDDGDVVLLENVRFNTGEKKDDEALAKRYAALCDIFVMDAFGTAHRAQASTHGVARFAPIACAGPLLAGELEALEKALATPKRPMTAIVGGSKVSTKLDVLNALSEKCDQLIVGGGIANTFIAAAGYNVGKSLFEADLVDQAKTLMATVNIPLPTDVVVATEFSESAKATVKPVDQVADDEMILDIGPDTAGRLAGLLKDAGTILWNGPVGVFEIDQFGKGTEALSKAIAESAAFSIAGGGDTLAAIDKYAISDRVSYISTGGGAFLEYVEGKALPAVTALEAAARGA is encoded by the coding sequence ATGAACGTGCAAACGATGTCCGAGCACTCGCTAAAGGGTCAGCGCGTGCTGATCCGCGAGGATCTGAACGTACCGATCAAGCATGGCCGCGTCACCAGCGACGCGCGTCTGCGCGCCGCCCTGCCGACCATTCAGGCGGCCAGGGATGCCGGCGCAAAAGTGCTGCTGATGAGCCACCTGGGCCGTCCCACCGAAGGCGAGCCCGCCGAGGAGTTCTCGCTCGGCCCGGTCGCCGAGCACCTTGGCGAGCTGCTGGGCCAGCCGGTCATGCTTGCCACCGACTACCTCGACAAGGCGCCGGAACTCGACGACGGTGATGTCGTGCTACTCGAAAACGTGCGCTTCAACACCGGCGAGAAAAAGGACGACGAGGCGCTGGCCAAACGCTACGCCGCGCTTTGTGACATTTTCGTGATGGACGCCTTTGGCACCGCCCACCGCGCCCAGGCCTCGACCCACGGCGTGGCGCGCTTTGCCCCCATCGCCTGCGCCGGCCCGCTGCTCGCCGGCGAGCTTGAAGCGCTCGAGAAGGCGCTGGCCACGCCGAAACGGCCCATGACGGCGATCGTCGGCGGCTCGAAGGTCTCGACCAAGCTCGACGTGCTCAATGCGCTCTCCGAGAAGTGCGACCAGCTCATCGTCGGCGGCGGCATCGCCAACACCTTCATCGCCGCGGCGGGTTATAATGTGGGCAAATCGCTTTTTGAAGCGGATCTGGTCGATCAGGCCAAAACGCTGATGGCGACGGTCAACATTCCGCTGCCCACCGACGTGGTCGTGGCCACCGAGTTTTCCGAGTCCGCGAAAGCGACGGTCAAGCCGGTCGATCAGGTGGCGGACGACGAGATGATCCTCGATATCGGCCCGGACACCGCCGGCCGCCTGGCCGGGCTTTTGAAGGACGCCGGCACGATTTTATGGAACGGCCCGGTGGGCGTGTTCGAGATCGACCAGTTCGGCAAGGGCACCGAGGCGCTCTCGAAAGCGATCGCCGAAAGCGCGGCGTTCTCGATCGCCGGCGGCGGCGACACCCTGGCCGCGATCGACAAGTACGCCATTAGCGATCGCGTCTCCTATATTTCCACCGGCGGCGGCGCGTTTTTGGAGTACGTCGAGGGCAAGGCGCTTCCCGCCGTGACCGCCCTCGAAGCCGCTGCCCGCGGCGCGTAA
- a CDS encoding type I glyceraldehyde-3-phosphate dehydrogenase, whose protein sequence is MAESTPAFRIAINGYGRVGQCVLRALIERDDPDLEIVAINELSDLDTIAYLTRFDTTHGRFPASVESDGEALVVGGRRIQVLSEADPSRLPWRALEIDLVLECSGSFKDRATAEQHLEAGARRLLFSQPAESDVDATIVWGINEQTLSAEQRILSAASCTTNCLVPLLTVLDEALGLEHGVTTTIHSAMNDQPVIDAYHQTDLRLTRSAMHSIVPVDTGLAVGISRLMPALKGRFECLHVRVPTINVSAMDAALTVKRDTDAQEVNALLKEVCRTRLLGVLDYTEAPMASVDFNHDPHSGILDATQTRVAGKRLVKLLCWFDNEWGFANRMLDISRRLASLAPPPSH, encoded by the coding sequence ATGGCCGAGTCCACACCTGCATTTCGTATCGCCATCAACGGCTATGGCCGCGTCGGCCAGTGCGTGCTGCGCGCGCTCATCGAGCGCGACGACCCCGACCTCGAGATCGTCGCGATCAACGAGCTGTCGGATCTGGATACGATTGCGTATCTCACCCGCTTCGATACCACGCATGGCCGTTTTCCTGCCTCAGTAGAGAGCGACGGCGAGGCGCTGGTGGTGGGCGGGCGGCGCATTCAGGTACTCAGCGAAGCCGACCCGTCCCGCCTGCCCTGGCGAGCGCTTGAGATCGACCTGGTGCTGGAGTGTTCGGGTAGCTTCAAGGACCGCGCCACCGCTGAACAGCATCTCGAGGCCGGCGCCAGGCGGCTTTTGTTCTCGCAGCCGGCGGAGTCCGACGTCGACGCCACTATCGTCTGGGGGATCAACGAACAGACGCTGTCGGCCGAGCAGCGCATTTTGTCGGCGGCGTCGTGCACGACCAACTGTCTGGTGCCGCTTCTCACCGTGCTCGACGAGGCGCTGGGGCTCGAGCACGGCGTGACCACCACCATTCACTCGGCGATGAACGACCAGCCGGTGATCGATGCCTACCACCAGACCGACCTGCGCCTGACCCGCTCGGCGATGCACTCCATCGTGCCCGTCGATACGGGCCTGGCCGTGGGCATCAGCCGCTTGATGCCGGCACTCAAGGGGCGCTTCGAGTGCTTGCACGTGCGCGTGCCGACCATTAACGTTTCGGCGATGGATGCCGCGCTCACCGTGAAGCGCGATACCGACGCCCAGGAAGTCAACGCGCTGTTGAAGGAAGTGTGCCGCACGCGTCTTCTAGGCGTGCTGGACTACACCGAGGCCCCAATGGCCTCGGTCGACTTCAATCACGACCCGCACTCGGGCATTCTGGACGCCACCCAGACCCGGGTCGCCGGCAAGCGGCTGGTCAAACTGCTCTGCTGGTTCGACAACGAGTGGGGGTTTGCCAACCGAATGCTGGATATCAGCCGACGCCTGGCGTCGCTCGCGCCGCCTCCAAGCCACTGA
- a CDS encoding LrgB family protein, giving the protein MNADGLLETLAASPLFAVALTLAAFIVANALFVRLKRPAWLPAVLIAALLLAATLALIDLPYPRYREGALWLTLLLGPATVALGMPLYQQLPHIRALWRELAVCLPIAATLAACYALGIAWLLGAPPDILASLAAKSVTAPIAIGITEQIGGSVALMLGALLVTGVATAAFTGPAAKLLKIEDERVIGFTLGLNGHAIGTVRAFEISPTAGAFASLGMSLTGIFTALLLPLAWHLVGAKP; this is encoded by the coding sequence ATGAACGCTGACGGTTTGCTCGAGACGCTCGCCGCGTCGCCGCTGTTCGCCGTGGCTCTAACGCTTGCGGCGTTCATCGTCGCCAACGCCCTGTTCGTGCGTCTGAAACGGCCCGCCTGGCTGCCGGCGGTGCTGATCGCCGCGCTCCTGCTCGCCGCCACGCTTGCGCTGATCGATCTGCCCTACCCGCGCTATCGCGAAGGGGCGCTGTGGCTGACCCTGCTGCTGGGCCCGGCCACGGTGGCGCTGGGCATGCCGCTTTATCAGCAGCTACCGCACATCCGCGCGTTGTGGCGCGAGCTGGCCGTTTGCCTACCCATCGCCGCCACCCTGGCCGCCTGCTATGCCTTGGGCATTGCCTGGCTTCTGGGCGCGCCACCGGACATTCTCGCCTCGCTTGCCGCCAAATCGGTCACCGCGCCGATCGCCATCGGCATCACCGAGCAAATTGGCGGCTCGGTGGCGCTGATGCTCGGCGCGCTGCTGGTGACCGGCGTGGCCACGGCGGCGTTCACCGGCCCGGCGGCGAAACTTTTGAAGATCGAGGACGAGCGCGTCATCGGCTTTACCCTGGGACTCAACGGCCACGCGATCGGCACCGTGCGGGCGTTCGAAATAAGCCCCACCGCCGGCGCCTTCGCGTCGCTCGGCATGAGCCTTACGGGTATTTTCACCGCGCTTTTGCTGCCGCTTGCCTGGCACCTGGTAGGAGCCAAGCCATGA
- a CDS encoding CidA/LrgA family protein, which translates to MPALTGFLWLVGYYLIGEAVIRLSGLPVSSGVVGMLLLTATLMLLRRVPAPLAAAAQPLIALLAMLIMPGVVGVFFIIDDLQGQWSVILAALVLGTLASVASTLWLLKALMDRS; encoded by the coding sequence ATGCCCGCACTAACCGGTTTCTTGTGGCTGGTCGGCTACTACCTGATCGGGGAGGCGGTCATTCGCCTCTCCGGTCTGCCCGTCTCCTCCGGCGTGGTGGGAATGCTGTTGCTCACCGCCACGCTGATGCTTCTTCGCCGCGTCCCGGCCCCTTTGGCCGCCGCGGCCCAGCCGCTGATCGCGCTTTTAGCGATGCTGATCATGCCCGGCGTCGTTGGGGTGTTCTTCATCATCGACGACCTCCAGGGTCAGTGGTCGGTAATTCTTGCCGCGCTGGTGCTCGGCACGCTGGCAAGCGTGGCGAGCACTCTCTGGCTGCTCAAGGCTCTGATGGACAGATCATGA
- the tkt gene encoding transketolase codes for MPSRFELANAIRALSMDAVQKANSGHPGAPMGMADIAEVLWNDYLKHNPEDPKWADRDRFVLSNGHGSMLLYSLLHLTGYDVSLEHLQSFRKLHSPTAGHPEFGYAPGIETTTGPLGQGFANAVGFALAERTLAAQFNRPGHTVVDHHTWCFLGDGCLMEGVSHEAASFAGTQQLGKLIALYDDNGISIDGEVEGWFTDDTAKRFESYGWHVVPNVDGHKPEEIKAAIELAKQSDKPSLIICKTIIGFGAPNKQGKEESHGAALGDDEVAATRKQLGWEHAPFYIPEPIYTAWDAREAGKKQQDAWNERFARYADAHPELAREFKRRMKGELPAELGTEALIEKAQEKGESIASRKASLAALNAIGPQMPELLGGSADLAPSNLTYWEGTQAITAEDPSGSYLHYGVREFGMGAVMNGIALHGGFVPYGATFLIFMEYMRNAVRMAALIGNQAIYVFTHDSIGLGEDGPTHQPIEQLTNLRTTPNLSTWRPCDAVETMASWDAALKRRSGPTALVLSRQNLPHQARAQSQLAEIQRGGYVLKDAEGTPELILIATGSEVALAMDAAAALEGQGRAVRVVSMPSTDRFDEQDAEYKEHVLPRAVSKRIAIEAAHADYWYKYVGLDGRVIGMTTFGESAPAGDLFKHFGFTVDNIVDQARELLG; via the coding sequence ATGCCGTCCCGTTTTGAGCTGGCCAACGCCATTCGCGCCCTTTCCATGGATGCCGTCCAGAAGGCCAATTCCGGCCACCCCGGCGCCCCCATGGGCATGGCGGATATCGCCGAGGTGCTGTGGAACGACTACTTGAAGCACAACCCCGAGGATCCGAAGTGGGCCGACCGCGACCGCTTCGTGCTCTCCAACGGGCACGGCTCGATGCTGCTCTATTCGCTGTTGCACCTCACCGGCTACGACGTGAGCCTCGAGCACCTGCAGTCATTTCGCAAGCTCCACTCGCCCACCGCCGGCCATCCGGAATTCGGCTACGCGCCGGGCATCGAAACCACGACCGGCCCGCTCGGTCAGGGGTTTGCCAACGCCGTGGGCTTTGCCCTGGCCGAGCGCACGTTGGCCGCACAGTTCAACCGCCCGGGCCACACCGTGGTCGACCACCACACCTGGTGTTTCCTCGGCGACGGCTGCCTGATGGAAGGCGTCTCTCACGAAGCGGCCTCGTTTGCCGGCACCCAGCAGCTTGGCAAGCTGATCGCGCTGTATGACGATAACGGCATCTCCATCGACGGCGAAGTCGAGGGCTGGTTCACCGACGACACCGCCAAGCGCTTCGAGTCCTACGGCTGGCACGTGGTGCCCAACGTCGACGGCCACAAGCCGGAAGAGATCAAGGCCGCCATCGAACTCGCCAAACAGAGTGACAAGCCGAGTTTGATCATCTGCAAGACCATCATCGGCTTCGGCGCGCCCAACAAGCAGGGCAAGGAAGAGTCCCACGGCGCCGCGCTCGGCGACGACGAAGTGGCGGCAACGCGCAAGCAGCTCGGCTGGGAGCACGCGCCGTTTTATATCCCCGAGCCGATCTACACCGCCTGGGACGCCCGTGAGGCGGGTAAAAAGCAGCAGGATGCCTGGAACGAGCGCTTCGCGCGCTACGCTGACGCCCACCCGGAACTCGCCCGCGAGTTCAAGCGCCGCATGAAGGGCGAACTGCCCGCCGAGCTCGGCACCGAAGCGCTGATCGAAAAGGCGCAGGAGAAAGGCGAAAGCATCGCCTCGCGCAAGGCATCGCTTGCCGCGCTCAACGCCATCGGCCCGCAGATGCCGGAGCTTCTGGGCGGCAGCGCCGACCTGGCCCCGTCGAACCTGACCTACTGGGAAGGCACCCAGGCAATCACTGCAGAAGACCCGAGCGGCAGCTACCTGCACTACGGCGTGCGCGAGTTCGGTATGGGCGCGGTGATGAACGGCATTGCTCTGCACGGCGGCTTCGTCCCCTACGGCGCCACGTTCCTGATCTTCATGGAGTACATGCGCAACGCCGTACGCATGGCCGCTCTGATCGGTAATCAGGCGATCTACGTCTTCACCCACGACTCCATTGGCCTTGGCGAAGACGGCCCGACCCACCAGCCGATCGAGCAGCTCACGAACCTGCGTACCACGCCGAACCTCTCGACCTGGCGCCCTTGCGATGCCGTCGAGACCATGGCGTCCTGGGATGCCGCGCTCAAGCGCCGCTCAGGGCCCACGGCGCTGGTGCTCTCGCGCCAGAACCTACCGCACCAGGCCCGCGCTCAGTCGCAGCTTGCCGAGATTCAGCGCGGCGGCTACGTGTTGAAGGATGCCGAGGGCACTCCGGAGCTGATTCTGATCGCCACCGGCTCGGAAGTGGCGCTGGCCATGGACGCGGCCGCCGCGCTCGAAGGCCAGGGCCGCGCGGTGCGCGTGGTATCGATGCCCTCGACCGACCGCTTCGACGAGCAGGACGCCGAGTACAAGGAGCACGTCCTGCCACGCGCGGTGAGCAAGCGCATCGCGATCGAAGCCGCCCACGCTGATTACTGGTACAAGTACGTGGGCCTCGATGGCCGCGTGATCGGCATGACCACCTTTGGTGAGTCTGCGCCAGCCGGCGATCTGTTCAAGCACTTCGGTTTCACTGTGGACAACATCGTCGACCAAGCCCGTGAACTGCTGGGCTGA